A stretch of the Lineus longissimus chromosome 12, tnLinLong1.2, whole genome shotgun sequence genome encodes the following:
- the LOC135496622 gene encoding uncharacterized protein LOC135496622: MADFEKLQQETRSQIEKLRQSQSRCRHMVEKVKEKENVQGRGSKRHLEDDDERAAKVKRRSCEDQVTASVILPSSANARKQLKRRSRSRSGLRLRELNASLKKYSPVLGVKNKKTFTSTPVGTPQKVKKVGNHTPKSILKRRQLIERNVKVKSKLRDTSLAASPNMNESKSLNFSYSTTGSPSQVTSHRYNTRHSSTARSHDRSGGIQDVSTAEELMDDPGNQRRPLVHKRDSTKRSILCEPLTRKPANRVTFNESLSRTYSNLYDEDNPQGRPPLLGYDWIAGNLDNDQSVVNKPDEYFEELRQFRQTNKQDCVSKPEFPARKLSDSNGPASPDVQDPSHTCIHTYVVDKRLFTVPINKRDDGSSYCPICRKPRSEPTAADPGFVRISLPKSALRDNDYKVKPHRRRSYDPSDSCALSEHCLAGWQSAKPATIKAASNMDLMYASKGIKGQLATTQSEVEKIVREQKDAYHIPEPLKKSQLQVYELRERRANLANPMKSRREKTDELLKTSHALRHHLQVLDRKQNPSELAANSTQYPVL; the protein is encoded by the exons ATGGCTGACTTCGAGAAACTGCAGCAAGAAACTAGATCCCAGATTGAAAAACTCCGACAGAGCCAAAGCAGGTGTCGTCACATGGTCGAAAAggtcaaagaaaaggaaaacgtTCAAGGTCGAGGTTCAAAAAGACACCTTGAAGACGATGATGAGCGAGCAGCAAAGGTCAAAAGGAGATCTTGTGAAGACCAAGTGACGGCTAGTGTTATACTGCCCTCTAGTGCTAACGCAAGGAAACAGCTGAAGAGACGGAGTAGATCTCGTAGCGGCTTGCGGTTACGAGAGTTGAATGCGTCGCTCAAGAAGTACAGTCCTGTTCTTGGTGTGAAGAACAAAAAAACATTCACCAGCACTCCTGTGGGAACGCCGCAGAAAGTTAAGAAAGTTGGAAACCATACCCCGAAGTCAATTCTCAAACGGCGCCAACTTATTGAAAGAAATGTGAAAGTCAAATCTAAGCTGAGAGATACAAGTTTGGCTGCTTCTCCCAACATGAATGAGAGCAAGAGCCTGAATTTTTCTTACTCGACCACAGGGAGTCCCAGCCAAGTTACGAGCCACCGATACAACACCAGGCATTCCTCAACCGCCAGATCACATGATAGGTCAGGTGGTATCCAAGATGTTTCGACTGCGGAGGAGTTGATGGATGACCCAGGGAATCAGAGACGGCCTCTCGTCCACAAGAGGGATTCTACTAAGAGATCAATACTCTGTGAGCCACTCACTAGAAAG CCAGCTAACAGGGTCACTTTCAATGAGTCACTCTCCAGGACATACTCCAACCTGTATGATGAAGATAACCCCCAAGGCCGACCTCCCCTACTTGGATATGATTGGATAGCTGGTAACCTTGACAACGACCAATCAGTTGTCAACAAGCCGGATGAATACTTTGAAGAATTGAGGCAGTTCCGTCAAACAAATAAACAGGATTGTGTGTCGAAGCCAGAATTCCCTGCGAG GAAGCTATCAGACTCCAATGGGCCTGCCTCTCCTGACGTACAGGATCCAAGTCACACTT gTATTCACACGTATGTTGTCGACAAGCGTCTCTTCACCGTCCCAATCAACAAACGAGATGACGGAAGCAGCTACTGTCCCATCTGCCGGAAACCAAGATCCGAACCCACAGCGGCAGATCCTGGATTTGTCCGAATCAGCCTCCCTAAATCAGCTCTTCGAGATAATGATTATAAAGTGAAGCCCCATCGTAGACGGAGTTATGATCCATCAGATTCATGTGCCCTGTCAGAG cattgCCTGGCTGGTTGGCAGAGTGCGAAACCAGCGACCATCAAGGCTGCGTCAAACATGGACTTGATGTATGCTTCCAAAGGTATCAAGGGACAGCTAGCTACT ACCCAAAGTGAAGTCGAAAAGATTGTTCGAGAACAAAAAGATGCCTACCATATCCCAGAACCCCTCAAGAAGTCCCAGCTCCAGGTGTACGAATTACGTGAGAGAAGAGCTAATCTTGCAAATCCGATGAAATCGCGTCGCGAAAAGACGGATGAACTGTTGAAGACGTCACATGCTCTGAGGCATCATCTGCAGGTCCTGGACAGGAAACAGAATCCATCAGAACTTGCAGCAAACTCCACTCAGTATCCTGTGTTGTGA